In the genome of Nocardia sp. NBC_00416, one region contains:
- a CDS encoding SCO5389 family protein: MSLDVPTALLERAERGDVTDAEFVECVRNSLPYAWEVVSRVAGELESGTAEFADNEVPPPDETARGQLLRALASDAIRGGLERHFGVKLAFQNCHRVAAFPLAAVGGETYSRFISPRNQLLNQSPELRNC; this comes from the coding sequence GTGTCCCTAGATGTCCCCACCGCCTTACTGGAACGCGCTGAACGCGGTGATGTCACCGACGCCGAATTCGTCGAATGCGTCCGCAACTCCCTGCCCTACGCCTGGGAGGTCGTGAGTCGCGTCGCCGGCGAATTGGAGTCCGGCACCGCGGAATTCGCCGACAACGAAGTCCCCCCGCCCGACGAGACAGCACGCGGCCAACTGCTGCGCGCCCTCGCCTCCGACGCCATCCGTGGCGGCCTGGAACGGCATTTCGGCGTGAAGCTGGCCTTCCAGAACTGCCACCGGGTCGCGGCGTTCCCGCTCGCCGCGGTCGGCGGCGAAACGTACAGCCGGTTCATCAGTCCCCGCAACCAGTTGCTCAACCAGAGCCCGGAACTGCGGAACTGCTGA